Proteins encoded in a region of the Bradyrhizobium sp. CB3481 genome:
- a CDS encoding dipeptide ABC transporter ATP-binding protein — translation MSEPLLRVSGLKKHFPVKGGLLSREVARVHAVDGVSFTVDRGETLGLVGESGCGKSTTARCVLRLLEPSEGEIVFDGRDVRGLSGGDLRAMRRNMQIVFQDPFASLNPRMTVGAILGEAFTIHDLASSASEREDRVASLLVKVGLKADHMRRYPHEFSGGQRQRIVIARALAVEPKFIVCDEPVSALDVSIQAQVINLLEDLQAELHLTYLFVAHDLSVVEHISDRVAVMYLGRIVELASARDLYRNPRHPYTQALLSAVPVADPKVKRKRIRLQGDVPSPMNPPRGCHFHTRCPIAEARCRESAPELKQGSDGHFVACHLA, via the coding sequence ATGAGCGAACCCCTGCTCCGCGTCAGCGGCCTGAAGAAGCATTTTCCCGTCAAGGGCGGGCTATTGTCGCGCGAGGTCGCGCGCGTCCATGCGGTGGACGGCGTGTCGTTTACGGTTGATCGCGGCGAAACGCTCGGGCTGGTCGGCGAGTCCGGTTGCGGCAAATCGACCACGGCGCGCTGCGTGCTGCGCCTGCTCGAGCCCAGCGAAGGCGAGATCGTCTTTGACGGACGTGATGTGCGCGGCCTTTCCGGCGGCGACCTGCGCGCCATGCGGCGCAACATGCAGATCGTGTTCCAGGACCCGTTTGCCTCGCTCAATCCGCGCATGACCGTCGGCGCGATTCTCGGCGAGGCCTTTACCATTCACGACCTCGCTTCCTCGGCCAGTGAGCGTGAGGACCGCGTGGCCAGCCTTTTGGTCAAGGTCGGGCTGAAGGCCGACCACATGCGCCGCTACCCGCATGAATTCTCCGGCGGCCAGCGCCAGCGCATCGTGATCGCCCGGGCGCTGGCGGTCGAGCCGAAATTCATCGTCTGCGACGAGCCGGTTTCAGCGCTCGACGTGTCGATCCAGGCGCAGGTGATCAACCTCTTGGAGGATCTGCAGGCCGAGCTGCACCTCACCTATCTGTTCGTCGCCCACGATCTCTCCGTGGTGGAGCATATTTCCGACCGCGTGGCGGTGATGTATCTCGGCCGGATTGTCGAGCTGGCGAGCGCGCGCGATCTCTACCGTAATCCCCGCCATCCCTATACGCAGGCCCTGCTCTCCGCCGTGCCGGTGGCGGACCCCAAGGTGAAGCGCAAGCGGATCCGCCTGCAGGGCGATGTGCCGAGCCCGATGAACCCGCCGCGCGGCTGTCACTTTCACACCCGCTGTCCGATCGCCGAGGCGCGCTGCCGCGAGAGCGCGCCCGAACTGAAGCAGGGCAGCGACGGCCATTTCGTGGCCTGCCATCTGGCCTGA
- a CDS encoding fumarylacetoacetate hydrolase family protein encodes MDISLQRELARLLAVLRREGRQQSGLDQRLVPPDNATAYRVAAMVEEELGWEVAGWKIAAMKEGLQRQLRTDAPIYGRVYAPLILESPATVEHAKLCSPIPEVEYQARLGADLPPREKAYTVAEVTEAVTSLHTGIELAECRFVHDAAFPPLPAILADGAGSGIVVCGAEIPDWKTRDIAGQEVVLTCNGTLRRKGTAGECLDHPMLPLTWLANELSRTGIGMKAGQTISTGTLTGMLRPKPGETYVADFGPFGSVTATYA; translated from the coding sequence ATGGACATCTCACTGCAACGCGAACTCGCCCGCCTGCTCGCTGTGCTGCGCCGCGAGGGGCGCCAGCAGAGCGGGCTCGATCAGCGCCTGGTGCCGCCCGATAATGCAACGGCGTATCGCGTCGCCGCCATGGTGGAGGAAGAGCTCGGCTGGGAAGTCGCCGGTTGGAAGATCGCGGCAATGAAGGAGGGGCTGCAGCGCCAGCTTCGCACCGACGCGCCGATCTATGGCCGGGTGTACGCGCCGCTGATTCTGGAATCTCCGGCTACCGTCGAGCACGCCAAATTATGCAGCCCGATTCCGGAAGTCGAATATCAGGCGCGCCTTGGGGCCGATCTGCCGCCGCGCGAAAAAGCCTACACGGTGGCTGAAGTCACCGAGGCAGTGACGTCGCTGCACACCGGGATCGAGCTTGCCGAATGCCGCTTCGTTCACGATGCCGCGTTCCCACCGCTGCCGGCGATTCTGGCCGACGGTGCAGGGAGTGGCATCGTCGTCTGCGGCGCGGAGATTCCGGACTGGAAGACGCGCGATATCGCCGGGCAGGAAGTCGTATTGACATGCAATGGCACGCTTCGCCGGAAGGGTACGGCCGGGGAATGCCTTGATCATCCGATGCTGCCGCTGACCTGGCTCGCCAACGAATTGTCGCGCACCGGCATCGGCATGAAGGCGGGGCAGACGATAAGCACGGGAACGCTGACCGGCATGTTGCGGCCGAAGCCGGGCGAGACCTATGTCGCGGATTTCGGCCCATTCGGCAGCGTCACGGCGACGTATGCGTGA
- a CDS encoding acyl-CoA dehydrogenase family protein: MKVHVDLASRDASARRSKALAPTCRGLNYYSLDRSLRDLLPHYMEAPLLAHLAPHLDELGELAGGRLHDLSDQAERHQPVLHPRDGYGRDEEWVEYHPAYREMESIAFGKFGMHAMCNRAGVLGWSSPMPPLAKYVFHYLFAQAEFGLLCPVNLTDSSSELVRRFGTDELRERYLQRMWSQDPATLLKCAQFMTEKAGGSDVGAAELTAVRDGQDWKLWGEKWFCSNVDAELAVLLARPEGAVGGGRGLGLFLMPKILPDGRRNSYRIVRLKDKLGSRTMASGEIVFEGAVAYQLGELDQGLKQMLVMVNSSRVSHLARAAGMMRRCLNEAMVAARHRGAFGRAVIDHPLIRRQLLKLMVPTEQALSALLYSATAPDKVLRLLTPIAKYRACRDNVTVATGAMEARGGNGYIEDFPNARLIRDAHLGLIWEGTSNINALDAVQRAVGKARGHEALRDDLGHHLEDVAGMPGQFRTRLSGALADAIRFAEEVAADPANERFCRMAAGKLYHATTAALLACEGTRIGKDGGDARRLVLSRFVLEHRLADHAPASLQAQRWENEAIDLLLGDAPVSMQQATALVQG; the protein is encoded by the coding sequence ATGAAGGTTCACGTTGATCTGGCGAGCCGCGACGCATCGGCGCGCCGCTCCAAAGCGCTGGCGCCGACCTGCCGCGGGTTGAACTATTATTCGCTCGACCGCAGCCTTCGCGATCTGCTGCCCCATTACATGGAAGCGCCGCTGCTGGCACATCTCGCGCCGCATCTTGACGAGCTCGGGGAGCTCGCCGGCGGCCGGCTGCACGACCTGTCCGACCAGGCCGAGCGTCATCAGCCGGTGCTGCATCCGCGCGACGGCTATGGCCGCGACGAGGAGTGGGTCGAATATCACCCGGCCTATCGCGAGATGGAAAGCATCGCGTTCGGCAAGTTCGGTATGCATGCGATGTGCAACCGCGCCGGCGTCTTGGGCTGGTCCTCGCCGATGCCGCCGCTCGCAAAGTATGTCTTTCATTACCTGTTTGCACAGGCCGAGTTCGGTCTGCTGTGCCCGGTCAACCTTACCGACAGCTCTTCCGAACTGGTGCGCCGCTTCGGAACGGACGAGCTGCGCGAGCGATACCTTCAGCGGATGTGGAGCCAGGATCCCGCCACGCTGCTCAAATGCGCGCAGTTCATGACCGAGAAGGCCGGCGGCTCCGATGTCGGCGCCGCGGAGCTTACGGCTGTCAGAGACGGCCAGGACTGGAAGCTGTGGGGCGAAAAGTGGTTCTGCTCCAACGTCGATGCGGAGCTCGCGGTATTGCTGGCAAGACCCGAAGGCGCGGTCGGCGGCGGGCGCGGGCTCGGCCTGTTCCTGATGCCAAAAATTCTTCCCGACGGCAGGCGGAATTCGTATCGGATCGTGCGGCTGAAGGACAAGCTCGGCAGCCGCACCATGGCGAGCGGCGAGATCGTGTTCGAGGGCGCGGTCGCTTACCAGCTTGGCGAGCTGGACCAGGGCCTCAAGCAGATGCTGGTCATGGTGAATTCGAGCCGCGTGTCGCATCTGGCGCGCGCCGCCGGCATGATGCGGCGGTGCCTGAACGAAGCCATGGTCGCAGCGCGGCATCGCGGCGCGTTCGGACGCGCCGTGATCGATCATCCCCTGATCCGCCGGCAATTGCTCAAGCTGATGGTGCCGACCGAGCAGGCGCTGTCGGCGCTGTTGTATTCGGCAACGGCACCCGACAAGGTGCTGCGGCTGCTGACGCCGATCGCAAAATACCGGGCATGCCGGGACAACGTCACGGTCGCCACCGGTGCGATGGAGGCGCGCGGCGGCAACGGCTATATCGAGGACTTTCCGAATGCGCGGCTCATTCGCGATGCGCATCTCGGGCTGATCTGGGAGGGCACCAGCAACATCAACGCGCTGGATGCCGTGCAGCGTGCGGTCGGCAAGGCACGGGGTCATGAAGCGTTGCGCGACGATCTCGGCCACCATTTGGAGGATGTGGCCGGCATGCCGGGCCAGTTCCGGACGCGGCTTTCCGGCGCGCTGGCGGATGCGATCCGCTTCGCGGAAGAGGTGGCGGCCGATCCCGCGAACGAACGCTTCTGCAGAATGGCCGCGGGCAAACTCTATCATGCGACGACGGCCGCGCTGCTGGCCTGCGAAGGCACGCGGATCGGCAAGGACGGCGGCGATGCGCGGCGCCTCGTGCTCTCGCGCTTCGTGCTCGAACATCGCCTTGCGGATCATGCGCCCGCAAGCTTGCAGGCGCAGCGTTGGGAGAATGAAGCGATCGACCTGTTGCTCGGCGATGCGCCGGTCTCAATGCAGCAGGCTACTGCGCTGGTGCAAGGTTAG
- a CDS encoding LysR substrate-binding domain-containing protein — translation MASRRLPPLHAVRAFEAAARHLSITRAADELNVTVGAVSRHVRALEARMGTALFLRGSRGLVLTSAGKTFAESAREALDRIADAADGLRLRRFRRLSVGVYGFFVSRFLLPIWPTLHAAYPELEIDLHTSSNPLDLLPSRFDAVIAVSDGQPRAGLVTHSVMPIATVPVCAPQFIKNGAVDFASVPLLHARPRPDDWRRWLDHAQFTDVPVQGGSSFESLSLTIEAAAAGMGVAIAIDGLLAPDLKRGDLVKAHPTVRPTRRQFVLEYEQRMADDPAVTAFVAWLNDACRQQMPKQPEKQAPKKPAVKTGAEYAR, via the coding sequence ATGGCATCCCGACGACTTCCGCCGCTGCATGCGGTGCGCGCCTTCGAGGCCGCGGCGCGGCACCTTTCGATCACGCGTGCAGCGGATGAGCTGAACGTGACGGTCGGAGCTGTGAGCCGGCACGTCCGCGCCCTCGAAGCGCGCATGGGGACCGCGCTGTTCCTGCGCGGCTCGCGCGGCCTGGTGCTCACTTCTGCCGGAAAAACCTTCGCCGAGTCCGCCCGCGAGGCCCTGGACCGGATCGCGGATGCCGCCGACGGGCTGCGGCTGCGGCGCTTCCGGCGCCTGTCGGTCGGCGTCTACGGTTTCTTCGTCTCGCGCTTTCTGCTGCCGATCTGGCCGACGCTGCACGCGGCCTATCCCGAGCTGGAAATCGACCTGCATACCAGCTCCAACCCGCTCGACCTGCTGCCCAGCCGCTTCGACGCGGTCATCGCAGTTTCCGACGGGCAGCCGCGTGCCGGGCTCGTCACCCATTCCGTGATGCCGATTGCGACCGTGCCGGTCTGCGCGCCGCAGTTCATCAAGAACGGCGCGGTCGATTTCGCATCCGTTCCGCTGCTGCATGCGCGGCCGCGGCCGGACGATTGGCGGCGCTGGCTCGATCACGCGCAATTCACCGACGTGCCGGTACAGGGCGGCAGCAGCTTTGAAAGCCTCAGCCTCACCATCGAGGCCGCGGCCGCCGGCATGGGCGTGGCGATCGCGATCGACGGCCTGCTCGCGCCAGATCTCAAGCGCGGCGATCTCGTGAAGGCCCATCCGACCGTTCGCCCGACCCGCCGGCAGTTCGTGCTCGAATACGAGCAGCGCATGGCTGACGATCCAGCGGTCACCGCTTTCGTCGCCTGGCTGAACGACGCGTGCCGGCAGCAGATGCCCAAACAGCCGGAGAAGCAGGCGCCGAAGAAGCCTGCGGTGAAGACCGGCGCGGAATATGCGCGCTGA
- a CDS encoding DUF3750 domain-containing protein, which yields MLKPTAIFLLLIFFPVGVSAGRYWLAENRGNWQTADRSSAGLLPLPSQHPGAIIRVYGARTVRWKAIFAIHTWIVVKEENAPTYTRYDYTAWGAPVRTNGFAADARWFGAVPETIAAVDGAEASRLIPKIRHVIENYKFRANGDYSAWPGPNSNTFVQAALDAVPEIRVVLPPTAVGKDFPYRGEWFGLTPSGTGVFASLGGYFGLTLGWVEGFEINFLGAVVGFDIRRPALKLPGLGRLGMTAGI from the coding sequence TTGCTCAAACCGACAGCCATCTTCCTGTTGTTGATCTTCTTCCCGGTCGGCGTGTCGGCGGGGCGCTACTGGCTTGCGGAAAACAGGGGCAATTGGCAGACCGCGGACCGCTCGAGCGCCGGCCTTCTGCCGCTGCCGTCCCAGCATCCTGGCGCGATCATCCGCGTCTACGGCGCGCGCACCGTTCGATGGAAGGCGATATTCGCGATCCACACCTGGATCGTCGTCAAGGAAGAGAACGCGCCGACATACACACGTTACGACTACACGGCCTGGGGCGCGCCTGTCCGCACCAACGGCTTCGCCGCCGATGCGCGGTGGTTTGGTGCTGTTCCCGAAACCATTGCGGCCGTCGACGGCGCGGAAGCCAGCCGCCTGATCCCGAAAATCCGCCACGTCATCGAGAACTACAAATTCCGCGCCAATGGCGACTACAGCGCGTGGCCGGGACCGAACTCCAACACCTTTGTCCAGGCGGCGCTCGACGCCGTTCCCGAAATCAGGGTGGTGTTGCCGCCGACCGCCGTCGGAAAGGATTTTCCCTATCGCGGCGAATGGTTCGGGCTGACGCCGTCGGGCACCGGGGTGTTCGCCTCGCTTGGCGGCTATTTCGGCCTCACCCTCGGATGGGTCGAAGGTTTCGAGATCAACTTCCTCGGCGCGGTGGTGGGCTTCGACATTCGCCGCCCTGCGCTCAAGCTGCCGGGCCTCGGCCGGCTGGGGATGACCGCCGGGATCTAG
- a CDS encoding L-threonylcarbamoyladenylate synthase produces MNVGLNTQILPAGEAAVAAAADALTQGGLVAFPTETVYGLGADATNPAAIARLYQAKGRPAFNPLIAHIGDIAAARKIACFDAAATALGEAFWPGPLTLVLPKTEGCGVADLATAGLDTVAVRIPAHAIARDILRVFGGPVVAPSANISGHVSPTTAAHVHSDLAGRIDLIVDGGAVDVGVESTIIGCFDAPMLLRPGGLPRAEIERVLGRTLKQPPKDAENDSAQPLAPGMLASHYAPRARVRLNAVAVETGEALLAFGLGAISGIDAAAAVMNLSERGDLNEAAANLFGHLRALDAKGVRTIAVMPIPDDGLGEAINDRLRRAAVGRE; encoded by the coding sequence GTGAATGTTGGCCTGAACACCCAGATTTTGCCTGCCGGCGAGGCCGCCGTGGCGGCCGCCGCCGACGCCCTTACCCAGGGCGGGCTGGTCGCGTTCCCGACCGAAACCGTCTACGGCCTCGGCGCCGACGCCACCAATCCGGCCGCGATCGCCCGTCTCTACCAGGCCAAGGGCCGGCCGGCCTTCAATCCGCTGATTGCCCATATCGGCGATATCGCGGCGGCGCGGAAGATCGCCTGTTTTGACGCGGCGGCAACCGCGCTCGGCGAGGCGTTCTGGCCCGGCCCGCTGACACTGGTGCTGCCGAAGACGGAAGGCTGCGGCGTCGCCGATCTTGCCACTGCGGGCCTCGATACGGTCGCGGTCCGCATCCCGGCGCATGCGATCGCGCGCGACATCCTGCGCGTATTCGGCGGCCCGGTGGTGGCGCCGTCGGCGAATATCTCGGGCCACGTCTCGCCGACCACGGCGGCCCATGTGCACAGCGACCTTGCAGGCAGAATAGACCTGATCGTCGACGGCGGCGCGGTCGATGTCGGCGTCGAATCGACCATCATCGGCTGTTTTGACGCGCCGATGCTGCTCCGCCCCGGCGGCCTGCCGCGCGCCGAGATCGAGCGCGTGCTCGGCCGCACGCTGAAGCAACCGCCGAAGGATGCGGAAAACGACAGCGCCCAGCCGCTGGCACCGGGCATGCTGGCCTCGCACTACGCGCCCCGTGCCCGCGTGCGGCTCAATGCCGTCGCGGTCGAGACGGGCGAAGCATTGCTCGCGTTCGGCCTCGGAGCAATTTCGGGAATTGACGCCGCCGCTGCCGTGATGAATCTGTCGGAGCGCGGCGATCTCAATGAGGCCGCAGCCAATCTGTTCGGGCATCTGCGCGCGCTTGACGCCAAAGGCGTGCGCACCATTGCCGTGATGCCGATACCGGACGACGGATTGGGCGAAGCCATCAACGACCGGCTGCGCCGCGCGGCAGTCGGGCGAGAATAA
- a CDS encoding FAD-binding oxidoreductase, which translates to MNIVQGSVPPLSTELIAKFRAIVGDKYAVTDPVDIAPYVTEERDLFHGRSPLVLRPGSTAEVSAICKLASAHKIALVPQGGNTGLVGGQTPHNGEVVVSLRRLDKIRDIDPASNTMTCEAGVILQIAQQRATEVDRLFPLSLGAEGSCTIGGNLSTNAGGTAALAYGVAREMALGLEVVLADGRILNALSKLKKDNTGYDLRNLFIGAEGTLGIITAATLKLFPKPRAVETAYVGLASPAQALKLLSISQNEAAGSLTSFELLADIAVDFSLRHGIDVRDPLTSKHPWYVLMELSSSRDDARAALESILAQGMEEGIVDDAVIAANLSQRAGFWKLRDEMSAAQKPEGGSIKHDISVPVAAVPAFIEEANAAVVKLIPGSRPVPFGHLGDGNIHYNVSQPVGGNTADFMSRWHEVNEVVFEIVLRMGGSISAEHGIGVLKRDELPDVKDKVAIELMRGVKAMLDPLGIMNPGKVL; encoded by the coding sequence ATGAATATCGTCCAGGGCTCCGTGCCCCCTCTTTCCACCGAACTCATCGCCAAGTTTCGCGCCATCGTCGGCGACAAATATGCGGTGACCGATCCGGTTGACATCGCGCCCTACGTCACCGAGGAGCGCGACCTGTTCCACGGCCGCTCGCCGCTGGTGCTGCGGCCCGGCTCGACCGCGGAAGTGTCCGCCATCTGCAAGCTCGCCAGCGCGCACAAGATCGCGCTGGTGCCGCAGGGCGGCAATACCGGCCTGGTCGGCGGCCAGACGCCGCACAATGGCGAGGTCGTCGTGTCGCTGCGGCGGCTCGACAAGATCCGCGACATCGATCCCGCTTCCAACACGATGACCTGCGAGGCCGGCGTGATCCTGCAGATTGCGCAGCAGCGTGCGACGGAAGTCGATCGCCTGTTTCCTCTGTCTCTCGGCGCGGAAGGAAGCTGCACCATCGGCGGCAATCTATCCACCAATGCCGGCGGCACCGCCGCACTGGCCTATGGCGTGGCGCGCGAGATGGCACTTGGGCTCGAAGTCGTGCTGGCTGACGGGCGCATCCTGAATGCGCTGTCGAAGCTGAAAAAGGACAATACCGGCTACGATTTGCGCAACCTCTTCATAGGTGCCGAGGGTACGCTCGGCATCATCACTGCGGCGACGCTGAAACTGTTTCCAAAGCCGCGCGCGGTGGAAACCGCCTATGTCGGGCTCGCGTCGCCAGCGCAGGCGCTGAAACTGCTTTCGATCTCACAGAACGAGGCTGCAGGAAGCCTCACCAGCTTCGAACTCCTGGCCGACATCGCCGTCGATTTCAGCCTGCGTCACGGCATCGACGTGCGCGATCCCCTGACCAGCAAGCATCCCTGGTACGTGCTGATGGAGCTGTCGTCCTCCCGCGACGACGCCCGCGCCGCGCTGGAATCGATCCTTGCTCAGGGGATGGAGGAAGGCATCGTCGACGACGCCGTGATCGCCGCAAATCTCTCGCAGCGGGCCGGCTTCTGGAAGCTGCGCGACGAGATGTCGGCGGCGCAGAAGCCGGAAGGCGGCTCGATCAAGCACGATATCTCGGTGCCTGTCGCGGCTGTGCCCGCCTTCATCGAGGAGGCCAATGCGGCGGTAGTAAAGCTCATTCCGGGCTCGCGGCCGGTGCCGTTCGGCCATCTCGGCGACGGCAACATCCACTACAATGTCAGCCAGCCGGTCGGCGGCAACACCGCCGACTTCATGTCGCGCTGGCACGAGGTCAACGAAGTCGTCTTCGAGATCGTGCTGCGGATGGGCGGCTCGATCTCCGCCGAGCACGGCATCGGAGTGCTCAAGCGCGACGAACTGCCTGACGTCAAGGACAAGGTCGCAATCGAACTGATGCGCGGCGTCAAGGCGATGCTCGATCCCCTCGGCATCATGAATCCGGGGAAGGTGCTGTGA
- a CDS encoding GNAT family acetyltransferase — MTVSVTKPVPALAIAEIADADIAAVIALWQACGLTRPWNDPSSDIALARREPNSTVLVGREGNAIVATAMVGHDGHRGWVYYVASDPNLRAKGYGRAIMKAAEDWLRAAGMPKLQLMVRRENAGVAAFYQSLGYEEAQTVVFAKWLDGREPPR, encoded by the coding sequence GTGACCGTATCTGTGACGAAGCCTGTTCCCGCGCTCGCCATAGCTGAGATCGCCGATGCCGATATCGCCGCCGTGATCGCGCTGTGGCAGGCCTGCGGCCTGACGCGGCCGTGGAACGATCCCTCAAGCGACATTGCGCTGGCACGGCGCGAGCCGAATTCGACCGTGCTGGTCGGCCGCGAGGGCAATGCGATCGTGGCGACCGCGATGGTCGGCCATGACGGCCATCGCGGCTGGGTTTATTACGTCGCCAGCGATCCCAACCTCCGCGCCAAAGGCTACGGCCGCGCCATCATGAAGGCGGCCGAGGACTGGCTGCGTGCCGCCGGCATGCCGAAACTGCAATTGATGGTTCGGCGCGAAAACGCCGGCGTCGCTGCGTTTTATCAGTCGCTCGGCTACGAAGAGGCCCAGACCGTCGTGTTCGCCAAATGGCTCGACGGCCGCGAGCCGCCGCGCTGA
- a CDS encoding NUDIX domain-containing protein: protein MTISDRVRVKNISVLSDRRYRLDEVEFDYRRGNGEWQTQKREVFDRGHAATLLPYNLANRTVVLARQFRLPPYLAGHDDLMIEAAAGMLDDETPEKRIRAEAEEEIGYRLHDVRKVFEAFMSPGSVTEKIHFFVAEYDAAMRIGDGGGLAEEGEDIEVLELPIEQALVMISDGRIVDAKTIMLLQYAALNIFK from the coding sequence ATGACCATCTCCGATCGTGTCCGCGTCAAGAATATCAGCGTGCTTTCCGACCGGCGCTATCGACTAGACGAAGTCGAGTTCGACTATCGCCGCGGCAATGGCGAGTGGCAGACGCAGAAGCGGGAGGTGTTCGACCGCGGCCACGCCGCGACGCTTCTGCCCTATAATCTCGCAAACCGCACCGTCGTGCTGGCGCGGCAATTCCGCCTGCCGCCCTATCTGGCCGGCCATGACGACCTCATGATCGAGGCCGCTGCCGGCATGCTCGACGACGAAACGCCGGAGAAGCGGATTCGCGCCGAAGCCGAAGAAGAAATCGGCTATCGCCTGCACGATGTGCGAAAAGTGTTCGAGGCCTTCATGAGCCCGGGCTCGGTGACGGAGAAAATCCACTTCTTCGTCGCCGAATACGACGCCGCGATGCGCATCGGCGATGGCGGCGGCCTCGCTGAGGAAGGCGAGGACATCGAGGTGCTGGAGCTGCCGATCGAGCAGGCACTCGTGATGATATCCGACGGCCGCATTGTCGACGCCAAGACCATCATGCTGCTGCAATACGCGGCGCTGAATATTTTTAAGTAG
- a CDS encoding SOS response-associated peptidase, translating to MCGRFVITSPPAALRQIFGYIEQPNFPPRYNIAPTQPVPVVMLENGGRHFRLMRWGLVPAWVKDPRKFTLLINARSETVREKPAFKNAIRRRRCLIPADGYYEWQGAGGRKRPFFIHRRDGKPVGFAALAETWMGPNGEETDGVAIVTAPASRDLSVLHHRVPVTIAPEEFERWLDSRAYDVDEIMPLLRGPAEGEFAWHEISTRVNKVVNDDAQLLLPITEEQRAAEEPKPAKKAAPRKASTVVPEDDGQGSLF from the coding sequence ATGTGCGGACGCTTCGTAATTACTTCACCGCCGGCGGCGCTTCGGCAAATTTTTGGCTATATTGAACAGCCCAATTTTCCGCCGCGATACAATATTGCGCCGACGCAGCCGGTTCCGGTGGTCATGCTGGAAAATGGCGGCCGCCATTTTCGCCTGATGCGTTGGGGACTGGTGCCAGCATGGGTCAAGGACCCCCGTAAATTTACGCTGCTGATCAATGCGCGCTCCGAGACCGTGCGCGAGAAGCCGGCGTTCAAGAATGCGATCAGGCGGCGGCGCTGTCTTATTCCGGCGGACGGTTATTACGAATGGCAGGGCGCGGGCGGCCGCAAGCGGCCGTTCTTCATCCACCGCCGCGACGGAAAGCCCGTCGGTTTTGCCGCGCTGGCGGAGACCTGGATGGGACCGAACGGCGAGGAGACCGACGGCGTCGCCATCGTCACGGCGCCCGCCAGCCGCGACCTATCCGTGTTGCATCACCGGGTGCCCGTGACGATTGCACCGGAAGAGTTCGAACGCTGGCTCGACAGCCGCGCGTACGACGTTGACGAGATCATGCCGCTGCTGCGCGGGCCGGCTGAAGGTGAGTTTGCCTGGCACGAGATTTCCACGCGCGTCAATAAAGTGGTCAATGACGACGCGCAGTTGCTGCTGCCGATCACAGAGGAGCAGCGGGCGGCGGAGGAGCCGAAGCCGGCGAAGAAAGCCGCGCCGCGCAAGGCGTCCACGGTGGTGCCGGAGGATGACGGGCAGGGCTCGTTGTTTTGA
- a CDS encoding NUDIX domain-containing protein: MTAPVQPTRPQLAVSGAIFRDGKVLLVRRARSPGKGFYSLPGGRVEFGESLHAALHREVDEETALRIEILGLAGWREVLPGVSGGGHYVIMSFAARWTAREPVLNDEHDDFKWLAPDSLGDLKVTGGLVEVIEAARKLV; this comes from the coding sequence GTGACCGCCCCTGTCCAGCCGACCCGTCCCCAGCTTGCCGTCAGCGGTGCGATTTTTCGCGATGGCAAGGTCCTGCTGGTTCGCCGCGCCCGCTCGCCGGGCAAGGGCTTCTACTCCCTCCCCGGCGGCCGGGTCGAATTCGGCGAATCCCTGCACGCCGCGCTCCACCGCGAGGTCGACGAGGAAACCGCCCTCAGAATCGAGATTCTGGGCCTTGCCGGCTGGCGCGAAGTGCTGCCGGGGGTCTCCGGCGGCGGGCATTACGTGATCATGTCGTTCGCGGCGCGCTGGACGGCGCGGGAGCCCGTCCTGAACGACGAGCACGACGACTTCAAATGGCTGGCGCCGGACAGCCTGGGCGACCTCAAGGTTACCGGCGGCCTTGTGGAGGTCATCGAGGCCGCCCGGAAGCTGGTCTAG
- a CDS encoding TIGR02301 family protein gives MLKHALAALILVSACHLAPARAQDAAAPFDGDLQRLAEILGTLHYLRGICGANEGAKWRNEMQALIDAETPSGDRRARMIAGFNRGYNGFQQTYRTCTPAASVAIRRYIEEGSKISRDLTARYAN, from the coding sequence ATGCTCAAGCACGCCCTCGCCGCCCTCATCCTGGTTTCGGCCTGCCATCTGGCCCCCGCGCGGGCCCAGGATGCCGCCGCGCCGTTCGACGGCGACCTGCAGCGGCTGGCCGAGATTCTCGGCACCCTGCACTACCTCCGGGGCATCTGCGGCGCCAATGAAGGGGCAAAATGGCGCAACGAGATGCAGGCCCTGATCGACGCCGAAACCCCCTCCGGCGACCGCCGCGCCCGCATGATCGCTGGCTTCAACCGCGGCTATAATGGCTTTCAGCAGACCTACCGGACCTGCACGCCGGCGGCCTCGGTCGCGATCCGCAGGTATATCGAGGAAGGCTCGAAGATTTCGCGCGACCTCACCGCGCGCTACGCCAACTGA